The following proteins are co-located in the Pyrobaculum calidifontis JCM 11548 genome:
- a CDS encoding adenylate kinase family protein, whose translation MFITGTPGVGKTTQCKRLAPLLHTECISLGEALLSSPYVKYVPHLDTYEIVDMEKAKRYVKPLLSKGRVLETHVVELVDDVDVVFVLRKAPDVLYAELAKRGWPTRKVVENVWAEILDVVYVAARERWGKVFQIDVTRRSPEETSALLMKCLSGECVDEEVDWLSYAERSGFLDFIERLSRSEGLS comes from the coding sequence GTGTTTATAACGGGGACGCCGGGAGTTGGGAAAACCACGCAGTGTAAAAGGCTAGCCCCCCTCTTGCACACAGAGTGTATATCCCTTGGCGAAGCCCTCCTCTCCTCGCCCTACGTTAAATACGTCCCCCACCTCGACACTTACGAGATAGTGGACATGGAGAAGGCCAAGAGGTATGTGAAGCCTCTACTGTCGAAGGGCAGAGTCTTAGAGACCCACGTCGTCGAGTTAGTGGATGACGTAGACGTCGTGTTTGTGCTAAGGAAAGCCCCCGACGTGTTATACGCCGAGTTGGCCAAGAGGGGGTGGCCCACGAGGAAGGTCGTGGAGAACGTGTGGGCAGAGATACTAGACGTGGTATACGTGGCCGCCAGAGAGAGGTGGGGCAAGGTGTTTCAGATAGATGTCACGCGTAGGAGCCCCGAGGAGACCTCTGCCCTCTTGATGAAGTGCCTCTCCGGCGAGTGTGTAGACGAGGAGGTGGACTGGCTGTCCTACGCCGAGAGGAGCGGGTTTCTCGACTTTATTGAACGTCTGTCTCGCTCGGAGGGCTTGTCTTAA